The Theileria annulata chromosome 3, complete sequence, *** SEQUENCING IN PROGRESS *** genome has a segment encoding these proteins:
- a CDS encoding uncharacterized protein (note;~Tap-24g11.q1c.cand.158 - score = 21.45), whose translation MVEISDDKLEEISDSECDSDSNTSNPIIASSNFNFNPNSNFVISGKPISEGDVQQYGYKYVWEYLQYHPDKAKQFSVIVDHISRKKKLEEIFPEQFITQKISQLDTTQLSIESFSNYVMQFCYPPSPILQLFHDQFISAPVNNSTVRLAIFYVYNHLVQTFTNENIWRYNISFHFTGLDIFCIPCIIHTNKINCNNIIHICNCINIWRQRGIYSKEVCDKLENITTNSSIIKSDLTIQSTDFNVNDELGYLNVLYNIFKMPLVDKVYNSVTSKCDVNSIINGENNEYLQEMINDGVEEDFTEAGRLSGQELIILNSACLDLGGMIKENDENFKILRKEISKLDALLNRK comes from the coding sequence ATGGTTGAAATTTCAGATGATAAACTTGAGGAGATTTCAGATTCTGAATGTGATTCCGATTCTAACACCTCAAACCCAATTATTGCCTCCTCAaactttaattttaatccAAATTCTAACTTCGTAATTTCTGGTAAACCAATTTCAGAGGGAGATGTACAACAGTATGGTTATAAGTACGTTTGGGAATACCTACAATATCACCCTGATAAAGCCAAGCAGTTCTCAGTGATTGTGGACCACATCAGTAGGAAAAAGAAACTTGAGGAGATTTTCCCAGAACAGTTTATTACTCAGAAAATATCTCAACTTGATACTACTCAACTTAGTATAGAATCGTTTTCAAACTACGTCATGCAATTTTGTTACCCTCCCTCACCGATACTGCAACTATTCCATGATCAATTCATATCAGCTCCAGTGAACAATAGCACCGTAAGATTAGCAATATTCTATGTATACAATCATCTAGTACAGACGTTCACAAATGAGAATATTTGGCGTTATAACATCTCATTTCACTTCACAGGGTTAGATATATTCTGTATCCCTTGTATTATACATACCAACAAAATCAACTgcaataatataatacatataTGTAACTGTATCAATATTTGGAGACAAAGGGGTATCTACAGCAAGGAGGTGTGTGACAAATTAGAGAACATCACAACCAATTCATCGATTATTAAGAGCGATTTAACGATCCAGAGCACCGATTTTAATGTGAACGATGAATTGGGGTACCttaatgttttatataatatatttaaaatgcCCTTGGTAGATAAGGTATACAATAGCGTCACATCCAAATGTGATgtaaatagtataattaatggCGAAAATAACGAATATTTGCAAGAAATGATAAACGATGGAGTTGAAGAAGATTTTACGGAGGCTGGAAGACTATCAGGGCAAGAGTTAATAATTCTGAACAGTGCCTGTCTGGACTTGGGAGGAATGATAAAGGAAAATGAcgaaaattttaaaatactcAGGAAGGAAATTAGTAAACTCGACGCCTTACTAAATCGGAAGTAA
- a CDS encoding uncharacterized protein (note;~Tap-24g11.q1c.cand.159 - score = 32.49) yields MEEKVSYSTMSAVLETVVDDEKVRVALMPPHIARRLVKEPGASSGSGILSRVTGSILVDLPFRNLLYESKKVQRLYFELEPKDPDLYPKSKSVTNSLLLIDPIRLTHLLNNDLNQAQRVLYMRCFTDRIWLIFLRLVSLGVGSRLRSLYSLKDSRVPTDEFLSDLEELQLSLVQMVLEVTRWDLTENTASEIETAVLNGCKNVCFLAEHMRNQWNNSLGEFPLLNELVPYLNKCMLHINKLLLRTGVNPGNNLKRNDSSDLDVCLTDLGTCSPLKDYFKGEDQLNGEVDSTLLQLQNLSKLSLNLKDTSYVHILGDIRNCIVSVATKSATLLSLMKLKILDFRQRLFELPGSYSFINNEVLRKGFLSCGLDENDAVPLVLLSHCLGAYSIREWVIRFLLEVKFDKVSSFLSPNSQSSVNSYGFNESAYFRTAGQTKPNLGDFFTLMPLDLRLYMNQLAS; encoded by the exons ATGGAAGAGAAGGTTTCCTACTCTACAATGTCGGCTGTACTGGAGACCGTAGTCGACGACGAGAAGGTTAGAGTGGCTTTGATGCCTCCACATATTGCTCGAAGGCTTGTTAAAGAACCAGGAGCTTCTTCAGGGTCGGGAATCCTGTCAAGAGTGACAGGTTCAATACTTGTGGATTTGCCTTTCAGGAACCTGCTTTACGAGTCTAAAAAGGTCCAGAGGCTATACTTCGAACTTGAACCCAAAGACCCAGATTTATACCCAAAATCCAAATCAGTCACCAATTCTTTACTACTAATTGACCCAATCCGACTAACGCACTTATTGAATAATGACTTAAACCag gCACAACGTGTATTATATATGAGATGTTTTACTGATCGAATTTGGTTGATATTTTTGAGGCTGGTGAGTCTGGGAGTAGGTTCACGTCTGAGGTCTCTGTACTCTCTCAAGGACTCGCGAGTGCCAACAGACGAGTTCCTCAGTGATTTAGAGGAACTACAGCTCAGCCTTGTTCAAATGGTTTTGGAAGTCACGAGATGGGATTTGACCGAGAACACAGCCTCCGAGATAGAAACCGCCGTTCTTAACGGGTGTAAAAATGTATGTTTTTTGGCAGAACATATGAGAAATCAGTGGAACAACTCACTTGGAGAGTTTCCACTCCTAAATGAACTTGTTCCATATCTCAACAAGTGTATGCTTCACATTAACAAGTTACTCCTGAGAACGGGGGTAAATCCAGGCAACAATCTTAAAAGAAATGACAGTTCAGATTTAGATGTTTGTTTGACTGATCTTGGTACATGTTCACCTCTAAAGGATTATTTCAAAGGCGAAGACCAGTTAAATGGAGAAGTTGATTCCACCCTTCTTCAGCTCCAGAATTTATCTAAACTTAGCCTGAATTTAAAGGACACATCCTACGTGCATATTTTGGGCGACATTCGCAATTGTATAGTATCAGTTGCTACCAAATCCGCAACCTTACTCAGCCTCATGAAACTGAAAATTCTCGATTTCCGTCAAAGACTCTTTGAA TTACCCGGAAgttattcatttattaataatgaagtATTGAGGAAAGGCTTTTTGAGTTGTGGTTTGGACGAAAATGACGCTGTTCCACTGGTTCTCCTCTCACACTGTCTTGGAGCCTATTCAATTAGGGAGTGGGTAATTCGCTTTTTGTTGGAAGTCAAGTTTGACAAGGTTTCGAGCTTCCTTAGCCCAAACTCTCAGTCCTCAGTGAATTCCTACGGCTTCAACGAGTCTGCTTACTTCAGAACTGCTGGCCAAACCAAGCCCAACCTAGGCGATTTTTTCACTCTAATGCCATTGGATCTTAGATTATACATGAACCAACTCGCTTCTTAA
- a CDS encoding uncharacterized protein (note;~Tap-24g11.q1c.C.cand.89 - score = 90.99), producing MVCSEESLIITNFVTKIKSTSPYSCEFLPKDLEYFESDADVAFYQKYVETGRVEKINKCALDAFSVIRDFSQSYADLHWNPGLKTIDIYTFKVIYPILRSSLDCLLNQLNSNNTNNGHNNINNHQINGNNKKFRANKSNNGESTDSGTLTYEGLFLLIKTSLEFIHPLAYSTDGVVLSQLINLLGKTAFNYELTSANLVCITVYLCRLYLSAFFIKLPENTKLIFRQHSVMFDRVIAIAVSRPEKALDFNVVLFINRVINTILYVINGEVRVSDKINEELVVFMSKFIDFWYCALVRFLINCRNEKFIPVSNKENSTKSEEEESVSEFEEDDSEEDYSDSESSSSNSDNVTQYNSLNKDKADKNGITNNLSTTDKDILLIKICKLIHQTPKLPPSHRMRLITQVLIILNETSNTELQIEAINCIVVLLDFTKEVNSSILKCNLMILLNAILKVVVDKIDNSVIGVVEVVDNLEIEKFLSIVYCTGQVLHNLITFKYEYNEEFADKFLSSQLQLIDTSNEIINKDCVKISFETISNIIKLYNELMKLNDETIDEAISTIISWAIAEIPQMYENAFEHILKLSAPICCLLFKTKKERIIEGISGKFGNRTTTTQIALSSPKRWAMGSKILQSALSTYLQNQSQITIDVMDEVNETGSNHISSSNETDSNDIDLKYAKYSELVKSMFETMFDSFLNVMVECCGEVEQEVENCLGSYLLCFGLEDYLKRLPLTNLYEVPITSENYHSKSYRFMLPVLKRQLKGFKLSLFPEYILPVLNRIQYFVTKTSKFNEIVSNITNNGSTPDTNNSSVPIATNGVTSDSDEFHLLTKLHEEYERIYNELLSLLLPLSMDTNAITVLTENNYLVLKYIVDLLSGTVEKFNIACRVISNLSNLEPVAMDLIGILVKRYIEIEGSGLKNLETWNMCDGILTAIGNVAKYCPSENLSKNLQSFEKALGNRKNDCLIKLSKALLPSVPGELKCRLHQNFLKQPRNRFIYIAIKTSIETAQNLMDTNPEMVEKVHADLAKEELASQNGNNVDYDVEFVKSVVSIEGMTELVKYLELLSETVDTSKQRILCLHSYTKLLHFVKTNFTNVSYSKLVNLVTNPLIFESIINSYSTNKVNRTCAFSIYELLCLINKHDDVLKITISTMYYNHNNVNKDCELINIGIVKLLCNIYSKSFDKFDNFETIRLVIYLSTRIPTVTTRFYVQILKFFRIVMVNMNHDNLVKLTPNIMKLFNNEKCCLKAKIYVRRLVEKMLTRLNRDYFCSVFPKEHFSLVTNIIQTRNRRFNKAIYSSQKGTKNAEEEDEDEYEESILNRDDGEPIVVPDEEDSDKEMYIKPTVRKIRERKTVFNPKPTNFSYIKLNRRAPKKEQIKVLKNIMKNKNK from the exons ATGGTTTGCTCCGAGGAATCTTTGATAATCACAAATTTTGTGACTAAGATAAAGTCCACAAGCCCTTACTCATGTGAATTTTTGCCCAAAGATTTGGAATACTTCGAAAGCGACGCAGATGTGGCCTTTTACCAGAAGTATGTCGAAACCGGAAGAGTTGAGAAGATAAATAAGTGCGCTCTGGACGCGTTTTCAGTGATTAGAGATTTTTCACAGTCCTATGCAGATTTACACTGGAATCCAGGCCTAAAAACAATCGATATCTACACCTTCAAAGTTATATATCCAATTCTAAGATCAAGCCTAGATTGCctattaaatcaattaaactctaataatacaaataatgggcataataatattaataatcaTCAGATTAatggaaataataaaaaatttaggGCAAACAAGAGTAATAATGGTGAATCTACAGATTCTGGAACATTGACTTACGAAGGGTTATTTCTCTTGATAAAGACGAGTTTAGAGTTCATTCACCCATTGGCATACTCAACAGACGGAGTTGTGTTATCGCAGTTGATTAACTTATTGGGGAAAACAGCATTCAATTACGAGCTGACTAGCGCTAATCTTGTTTGCATAACAGTTTACCTATGCAGGCTTTACCTTTCAGCCTTCTTCATTAAATTGCCAGAAAATACCAAACTCATTTTCAGACAACATTCAGTGATGTTTGATAGAGTAATTGCAATTGCAGTTTCAAGACCAGAGAAGGCATTGGATTTCAACGTAGTCCTCTTCATTAACAGAGTTATAAACactattttatatgtgATTAATGGAGAAGTTAGAGTTTCCGATAAGATAAACGAGGAACTTGTTGTTTTTATGAGTAAGTTTATTGATTTCTGGTACTGCGCATTGGTTAGGTTTCTGATTAATTGCAGAAACGAGAAGTTTATACCGGTATCAAATAAGGAAAACTCAACAAAAAGTGAAGAGGAAGAAAGTGTGTCAGAGTTTGAAGAAGATGATAGTGAGGAAGATTACAGTGATTCAGAATCGAGTTCATCCAATTCTGATAATGTAACTCAatataatagtttaaataagGACAAAGCAGATAAAAATGgaattactaataatttgtcCACAACAGATAAggatatattattaataaagaTATGCAAGTTGATTCACCAAACGCCAAAATTACCACCGTCACACAGAATGAGATTGATAACTCAAgtgttaattatattaaatgagACGAGTAATACTGAGCTTCAAATTGAAGCtattaattgtatagtAGTATTGTTGGATTTTACTAAGGAAGTTAACAGCTCAATATTAAAGTGTAACTTAATGATACTACTAAATGCGATTCTCAAAGTGGTGGTggataaaattgataatagTGTGATAGGGGTTGTGGAAGTGGTTGATAATCTAGAAATTGAAAAGTTTCTATCGATTGTTTATTGTACAGGACAAGTTCTACACAACCTGATCACgtttaaatatgaatataacGAAGAGTTTGCAGACAAATTCCTTTCCTCGCAATTACAGTTAATTGATACCtctaatgaaattataaataaag ATTGTGTGAAGATATCATTTGAGACGATAAGtaatataatcaaattgTACAATGAATTGATGAAGTTGAATGATGAAACAATCGATGAGGCCATTTCGACGATCATATCCTGGGCAATAGCTGAGATTCCACAGATGTATGAAAATGCATTTGAACACATTCTAAAACTATCAGCTCCAATTTGCTGTTTACTCTTCAAGACAAAGAAGGAAAGAATAATTGAAGGAATTTCAGGTAAATTCGGAAACAGAACAACAACGACTCAAATCGCACTATCATCACCGAAACGCTGGGCAATGGGATCAAAAATACTACAATCAGCACTTTCAacatatttacaaaatcAATCCCAAATAACAATTGATGTGATGGATGAAGTAAATGAAACTGGTTCTAATCATATAAGCTCATCTAACGAAACTGATTCTAAtgatattgatttaaaGTATGCCAAGTATAGTGAACTGGTTAAATCGATGTTTGAGACAATGTTTGACAGTTTCTTGAATGTTATGGTGGAGTGCTGTGGAGAAGTTGAGCAGGAAGTGGAGAATTGTTTGGGCTCATACCTACTGTGTTTTGGACTTgaagattatttaaaaagaCTCCCACTGACTAATTTGTACGAAGTGCCAATCACAAGTGAAAACTACCACTCGAAGTCGTACAGATTCATGCTGCCAGTGCTCAAAAGACAGCTGAAGGGATTTAAGTTGTCGCTGTTCCCGGAATACATCTTGCCAGTCCTGAACCGAATACAGTATTTCGTGACAAAAACGTccaaatttaatgaaatcGTTAGTAATATTACCAATAACGGTTCAACACCAGATACAAATAACAGTTCTGTACCAATTGCAACTAATGGTGTCACATCAGATTCAGATGAGTTCCATCTCTTAACGAAGCTGCACGAGGAATACGAGAGAATATACAATGAACTGTTATCGCTGCTGTTGCCACTGTCAATGGACACAAATGCCATCACGGTGTTGACTGAAAACAACTATTTGGTACTAAAGTATATAGTGGACTTGTTGAGCGGAACAGTAGAAAAGTTCAATATCGCCTGCAGAGTCATTAGTAATTTGTCAAATCTGGAGCCAGTAGCCATGGATTTGATTGGTATATTAGTCAAAAGGTATATAGAAATTGAAGGAAGCGGCctaaaaaatttggaaacatGGAACATGTGTGATGGGATTCTCACTGCAATAGGAAATGTAGCTAAGTACTGTCCATCAGAAAATCTATCCAAGAATTTGCAATCATTTGAAAAGGCACTTGGGAATAGAAAAAACGACTGTTTAATTAAGCTTTCAAAGGCACTATTACCCTCAGTACCAGGAGAACTCAAATGCAGACTCCACCAGAACTTCTTAAAACAGCCAAGAAATCGATTCATATACATCGCTATTAAAACATCGATAGAAACCGCACAGAACTTAATGGACACAAATCCAGAAATGGTTGAGAAAGTTCACGCAGATTTAGCAAAAGAAGAGTTGGCAAGTCAAAACGGGAATAACGTCGATTACGACGTCGAGTTTGTAAAGTCGGTGGTGAGCATCGAAGGAATGACAGAGTTGGTGAAGTACTTGGAACTTTTAAGCGAAACAGTTGATACTTCCAAGCAGAGAATTTTATGTTTGCATAGTTACACAAAACTTCTACACTTTGTCAAGACGAATTTTACAAATGTCAGCTATAGCAAATTGGTGAATCTGGTCACAAACCCACTCATTTTCGAGTCAATTATCAACAGCTATAGCACTAACAAAGTTAATAGGACGTGCGCGTTCTCGATATACGAACTACTCTGTCTCATCAACAAGCACGATGACGTCCTCAAAATCACAATCTCCACCATGTATTATAATCACAACAACGTCAATAAAG ACTGCgaattgataaatatcGGAATAGTGAAGCTGCtgtgtaatatatattcaaaGAGTTTTGATAAATTCGACAACTTTGAAACAATTCGACTAGTAATATACCTGAGCACAAGAATACCGACCGTGACGACAAGATTCTATGTCCAGATTCTGAAATTCTTTAGAATAGTTATGGTGAACATGAACCACGACAATTTGGTGAAGCTGACGCCGAACATAATGAAACTGTTCAACAACGAAAAGTGCTGCTTAAAGGCGAAGATCTACGTCAGAAGACTAGTGGAGAAGATGCTAACGAGACTTAACAGAGATTACTTCTGCTCAGTTTTCCCCAAGGAACACTTTTCGCTGGTCACGAACATCATTCAGACAAGGAACCGAAGGTTCAACAAGGCAATCTACTCATCTCAAAAGGGTACTAAAAACGCTGAGGAAGAGGATGAAGATGAGTATGAGGAGTCGATTTTGAATAGAGACGATGGTGAACCAATAGTGGTACCAGATGAGGAAGATAGTGATAAGgaaatgtatataaaacCGACTGTAAGAAAGATACGGGAAAGGAAGACTGTTTTCAACCCGAAACCTACGAATTTTAGCTACATTAAACTTAACAGAAGAGCCCCCAAAAAGGAACAGATCAAGGTCCTCAAAAACATCAtgaagaataaaaataaataa
- a CDS encoding DEAD-box family helicase, putative (note;~Tap-24g11.q1c.cand.160 - score = 63.88), with product MDDFEDFQVTRLPKSNKSSQNNYYNYAKENYSNSSDPDVDYAIVRDSQLNNSILDHMWYDRDDDSCMMYNNYDEENSYYLESRERKRLSQLPHNTQLVNNNRILNSAGKFGAKKSQKHIDDSLWELNRLRQGGGGSKFANAELEQLRASNVHKDETKKIVLVRNIIPPFIYEVYNCNNNSSIDQLSDELTETGDTFNDIYNKFLNQSVSTVKDPTSDIALMAKKGSQILKHMKDELERSSSRTRFWDLTNSKIGNLIFKQTNNTKNKNTSNSDPEVGERRGYMDDTEKEGEEELKKMKENLESVRKSLPVFQHKHEIISLIQQFQVIILVGETGSGKTTQLPQYLYEAGFGDKGIIGCTQPRRVAAMSVSKRVASEMGSNLGDIVGYTIRFEDVTSNSTRVKFMTDGILLRESLMDSDLEKYSVVIMDEAHERSLNTDVLFGILKSVLTRRWDFRLIVTSATIQADKFSAFFGNCPIFHIKGRTYPVSIEYMRSISNDYVDSAVEKCISIHISQPPGDILIFMTGQDDINITCELLDTKLYKLIQSSSSGLIQLYVVLPIYSTLPIELQQKVFMKYPYRKIIVSTNIAETSITFEGIRYVIDSGYCKLKVYNSKVGVDSLQICPVSQAGANQRSGRAGRTGPGVCYRLYTQRIFINDLFENNIPEIKRTNLCNVVLLLKSLKIVNLLSFDFIDPPSIEAILSAMLQLYILNAIDELGQLTTIGNKMVQFPLEPSLSKIIITAIELNCLDELLTIVSVLSSPNIYLVENTIDKENPSSLEREKFMIPESDHLSLLNVYNNWRNNNYSQSFCSQYKLQYKSLKRAKEIKTQLQDIVDVKYKHIQQGDGERLVDTVRRIVDMNSKEDLVRLCVCSGYFNNASKLKGFGEYYNLRSFIPCYLHPTSALYGMGYTPEYVVYHEVVITTKEYMRFVTTVEPEWLYELAPNFFYLKNFEMCEMVQKSRDRIENKRLLQDLKIKKNVTETKPKEVKKDFVQFGSKRKRH from the exons ATGGATGATTTTGAAGATTTCCAGGTAACTCGACTTCCAAAATCCAACAAATCTTCTCAAAACAACTATTATAATTATGCAAAGGAGAATTATTCGAATTCTTCTGATCCGGATGTGGATTATGCTATTGTTCGGGATTCTCAATTGAACAATAGTATCCTGGATCACATGTGGTACGATAGAGATGATGACAGCTGTATGATGTACAATAATTACGATGAGGAGAACTCGTACTATTTGGAGTCAAGGGAAAGGAAACGATTATCTCAACTTCCACACAACACTCAACTTGTTAACAACAATAGAATTCTAAATAGCGCTGGAAAATTTGGAGCAAAAAAATCTCAAAAACATATTGACGACAGCTTGTGGGAGTTGAATAGGCTTCGACAGGGCGGAGGAGGTAGTAAGTTTGCAAATGCTGAACTAGAACAACTGAGAGCCTCAAATGTACATAAAGATGAAACCAAAAAGATCGTACTGGTCAGGAACATTATTCCACCCTTCATCTATGAAGTTTATAACTGTAATAATAACAGTTCAATTGACCAGTTGTCAGACGAGTTAACTGAAACTGGAGATACatttaatgatatatataacaaGTTTTTGAATCAGTCAGTTTCCACTGTAAAGGATCCGACGTCAGATATCGCACTAATGGCTAAAAAGGGAAGccaaattttaaaacacaTGAAAGATGAACTTGAGCGGTCGTCTTCGAGAACTAGGTTCTGGGACTTAACTAACTCCAAAATCGGcaatttaattttcaaacaAACTAATAAcacaaaaaataaaaacacTAGTAATAGTGATCCTGAGGTTGGTGAAAGAAGAGGTTATATGGATGATACTGAAAAGGAAGGTGAAGAAGAgttgaagaaaatgaaagAAAATTTGGAATCTGTTAGAAAATCACTGCCCGTTTTTCAACATAAACATGAAATCATTTCACTAATTCAACAATTTCAA GTTATAATATTGGTTGGTGAGACGGGAAGTGGTAAGACAACACAGTTACcacaatatttatatgaGGCCGGGTTTGGTGATAAGGGAATAATAGGTTGTACACAGCCTCGTAGAGTTGCAGCAATGAGCGTTAGTAAGCGAGTGGCAAGTGAAATGGGGTCAAATTTAGGCGATATCGTGGGATATACAATCCGTTTCGAAGATGTAACGAGCAATAGCACCAGAGTAAAGTTTATGACTGACGGCATTCTGTTAAGAGAATCATTAATGGACTCGgatttagaaaaatattCAGTGGTAATAATGGACGAAGCACATGAAAGAAGCCTCAATACAGACGTTTTATTCGGTATTTTGAAGTCAGTTTTGACTAGGAGATGGGATTTCAGACTAATTGTTACAAGCGCTACAATTCAAGCCGACAAATTCTCAGCATTTTTTGGAAATTGTCCTATTTTCCATATCAAAGGACGTACTTACCCAGTTTCAATCGAATACATGAGAAGCATTTCAAATGATTATGTCGACTCGGCAGTTGAAAAGTGTATTTCAATTCACATTTCACAGCCACCTGGcgatattttaatttttatgaCAGGCCAAGACGATATTAATATAACCTGTGAACTTCTAGACACAAAACTATATAAACTAATACAAAGTAGTTCCTcag GAttaattcaattatatGTTGTTTTGCCGATTTATTCAACATTACCAATTGAGTTGCAACAGAAAGTGTTCATGAAGTATCCATACAGAAAGATCATTGTCTCGACTAATATCGCCGAAACTTCAATAACTTTCGAAG GAATTAGATATGTAATTGATAGCGGTTACTGTAAATTGAAAGTGTATAATTCAAAGGTTGGAGTCGACTCTTTGCAAATTTGTCCTGTAAGTCAAGCTGGAGCTAATCAGAGGAGTGGAAGAGCGGGAAGGACTGGTCCTGGGGTTTGTTACAGACTTTATACGCaaagaatatttattaatgatttgTTCGAGAATAATATTCCCGAGATCAAGCGGACGAATTTGTGCAATGTTGTCCTGCTTTTAAAATCTCTAAAAATCGTCAATTTACTCTCATTTGACTTTATCGATCCTCCCTCAATTGAAGCTATTCTTTCTGCAATGTTACAATTATACATTCTAAACGCAATTGATGAACTAGGTCAACTAACCACTATAG GAAATAAAATGGTGCAATTTCCATTGGAGCCATCATTGTCgaagataataataacagCAATTGAATTAAATTGCCTGGACGAGCTTCTGACGATCGTGAGCGTGTTATCCTCGCCCAATATCTACCTGGTCGAAAACACAATTGATAAGGAAAACCCAAGTAGCTTGGAGCGCGAAAAGTTCATGATTCCCGAATCGGACCATTTATCGCTACTTAACGTGTACAATAACTGGAGAAATAACAATTACTCTCAGTCGTTCTGTTCCCAGTATAAGTTACAGTACAAGTCACTTAAACGCGCAAAGGAAATTAAAACTCAGCTTCAAGACATCGTTGATGTCAAATACAAACACATTCAACAAGGTGATGGCGAAAGGTTAGTTGACACCGTCAGAAGAATAGTTGATATGAACAGCAAGGAGGACCTGGTTCGTCTATGTGTTTGCAGCGGCTACTTTAACAACGCATCCAAGTTAAAGGGGTTTGGAGAGTACTACAATCTCAGGAGTTTTATTCCCTGTTATCTACACCCAACCTCAGCCCTCTACGGCATGGGGTACACCCCTGAATACGTCGTCTACCACGAGGTTGTGATCACCACCAAGGAGTACATGAGATTTGTGACTACCGTTGAACCTGAATGGCTATATGAACTAGCACCCAACTTCTTTTATCTAAAAAACTTCG AGATGTGTGAGATGGTTCAGAAGAGCAGGGATAGGATAGAGAACAAGAGGCTATTACAGGACCTGAAGATCAAGAAAAATGTGACTGAAACAAAGCCTAAGGAGGTTAAAAAGGATTTCGTTCAGTTTGGCAGTAAACGAAAACGAcactaa